One window from the genome of bacterium encodes:
- a CDS encoding thioredoxin family protein encodes MDAVTYPNEPVAQLLNKEFACVKCNVQEKVPELLLNFGKIQWTPTFVIADHAKNQIRRIIGYRPPVEFQAELHVSLGLIDLLHNRNREALLQFEGIANRFPKSLVAAESVFWKGIAAYRTAGRNREVLKEYWNQLLTDYPESTWWDRAAVFPGWEPNRP; translated from the coding sequence ATGGATGCCGTGACGTATCCGAACGAACCGGTGGCGCAACTGCTCAACAAAGAATTTGCCTGTGTCAAATGCAACGTGCAGGAGAAAGTGCCCGAGCTGCTATTGAATTTCGGAAAAATCCAATGGACTCCCACGTTTGTCATCGCGGATCACGCGAAAAATCAGATCCGAAGGATTATCGGGTATCGGCCGCCTGTCGAATTCCAGGCCGAACTTCACGTTTCGCTCGGCCTGATTGATTTGCTTCACAATCGTAACAGGGAGGCTCTCCTGCAATTTGAGGGCATTGCGAATCGATTCCCGAAGTCATTGGTTGCGGCGGAATCTGTGTTCTGGAAGGGAATAGCTGCATATCGAACTGCAGGCAGGAATCGAGAAGTTTTAAAAGAATACTGGAATCAGCTTTTAACCGACTATCCGGAAAGTACGTGGTGGGATCGAGCGGCTGTTTTTCCTGGCTGGGAACCAAACCGCCCATAA
- a CDS encoding carbohydrate binding family 9 domain-containing protein encodes MISIISRVLLALLIFHAIESEAQIHSNLTPKILQIRRIDDAPVLEDFLDMEPDSQIEKSLTKVEGFIQRVPSDGSPSSRRTVVYLGYDSSHFYAVFLCFDPEPEKIRARMFNRGSEIILSDDVVTLQLDTFHDKRQAYVFGSNPLGVQSDWVWVEGRGFDQSYDAVFQTKGQLTDRGYVVWMAIPFTTLRFPSKPNQEWGVLLTRDIPRLNEETFWPHYCSHIEGRLNQIADLTGLEQITSGKNTQLIPYASARSFRALDQRPDVTPHFIDSRLDPELGLDTKLIINDSLVLDLTLNPDFSQVESDEPQVTVNERFEVFFPEKRQFFLENASSFQTPMNLLFTRRIADPQIGARLTGKIGKYAIGALSVNDESPGKNVAEHHPISGDKAIFSVFRISRDILEGSNLGILFTDREFESSFNRVAGIDGRLKLNSNWAGSFQAVTSVTQLLDGRHLSGPAYQLDLLRSGRKLSYEFIYAGISPDFRTQSGFVERTDIHSFHQSATYSFRPEGKHLINWGPALFTDYILDYSGKRLDWVFNPHFLMEFTGQTLISLRYAAFREKLRAVDFPVLAKDQDFSHHQFAASFATQLIPQFSVNAFGFHGSKVNFNPAEGTIPFLGQTTHLELTLTLRPGRSLTVDHTYLLTDMNQRKTGVPIFTDHILRSRWSYQFSRELSMRVILQYNALLTNPELTDLPTIKSLNADFLLTYLIHPGTALYIGYNSNLENLHPDLIRSSTGLVRTRNSFINNGRQFFVKYSYLLRL; translated from the coding sequence ATGATCTCAATCATCAGTCGTGTGCTGCTTGCATTGTTGATATTTCACGCAATCGAATCGGAAGCACAAATCCATTCGAATCTGACGCCTAAGATATTGCAGATCCGGCGTATAGACGACGCGCCAGTTTTGGAAGATTTTCTGGACATGGAACCTGACTCACAGATTGAAAAGTCTCTCACGAAAGTAGAAGGTTTCATTCAGCGGGTTCCGTCTGATGGATCTCCATCGAGCCGCCGGACTGTCGTTTATCTCGGCTATGATTCATCGCATTTTTACGCAGTCTTTCTATGTTTTGATCCGGAGCCGGAAAAGATTCGGGCAAGAATGTTCAACCGCGGCAGTGAAATCATACTCTCCGACGATGTAGTGACGCTTCAACTGGACACGTTTCACGACAAGCGGCAGGCTTATGTTTTCGGATCGAATCCTCTTGGAGTGCAATCCGATTGGGTCTGGGTGGAGGGACGGGGCTTCGATCAATCTTACGATGCCGTATTCCAAACTAAGGGCCAATTGACGGACCGGGGCTACGTAGTGTGGATGGCGATTCCATTTACAACTTTGCGTTTTCCATCAAAACCGAACCAGGAATGGGGAGTTCTTCTCACTCGCGACATCCCTCGATTGAATGAAGAAACATTCTGGCCTCACTACTGCAGCCATATTGAAGGTCGCTTGAATCAAATTGCAGACCTTACAGGTCTGGAGCAAATTACTTCCGGGAAAAATACTCAGTTGATCCCATATGCCTCCGCACGATCTTTTCGAGCACTGGATCAGAGACCAGATGTGACGCCTCATTTCATTGACAGCCGCTTGGATCCGGAGCTGGGCTTAGATACGAAACTGATTATTAATGACAGCCTGGTTCTCGATCTAACCTTGAACCCCGATTTCAGCCAGGTTGAATCGGACGAACCTCAGGTTACAGTGAACGAACGTTTTGAAGTCTTCTTCCCGGAAAAGCGGCAGTTCTTTTTGGAGAACGCCAGCTCGTTTCAGACTCCGATGAACCTCTTGTTTACGCGAAGAATCGCAGATCCACAGATCGGAGCTCGACTGACGGGCAAGATCGGAAAATATGCCATAGGCGCTCTCTCAGTCAACGACGAGTCGCCCGGTAAGAATGTCGCCGAACACCATCCAATATCGGGAGATAAAGCTATATTTTCGGTATTCCGGATTAGCCGGGACATTCTGGAAGGGTCCAACCTGGGTATCCTGTTTACGGACCGCGAATTCGAAAGCTCATTTAATCGTGTAGCGGGGATTGATGGACGTTTGAAGCTAAATTCGAATTGGGCGGGATCTTTTCAAGCCGTCACCAGCGTTACGCAGTTATTGGACGGGAGACATCTATCAGGACCTGCTTACCAATTGGATTTATTGCGAAGCGGGCGAAAGTTGTCCTACGAATTCATTTACGCCGGCATAAGCCCAGACTTTCGAACTCAGTCAGGATTTGTTGAACGAACGGACATCCATAGTTTTCATCAGTCCGCAACCTACAGCTTTCGTCCCGAAGGAAAGCATCTTATTAACTGGGGTCCTGCTCTATTCACAGATTACATACTGGACTATTCGGGAAAGCGCCTGGACTGGGTATTCAATCCCCATTTCTTAATGGAATTCACAGGGCAAACCTTGATCTCGTTGCGATACGCAGCATTCAGGGAGAAATTACGTGCCGTTGATTTTCCTGTTCTTGCCAAAGATCAAGACTTTTCACACCATCAATTCGCAGCCTCTTTTGCAACCCAATTGATTCCCCAGTTCAGTGTCAATGCTTTCGGGTTTCATGGAAGTAAAGTCAATTTCAATCCAGCCGAAGGAACGATCCCCTTCTTGGGTCAAACAACACACCTGGAATTGACGTTGACTCTCAGACCAGGCAGATCTTTGACTGTCGATCACACTTATCTTCTTACTGACATGAATCAACGAAAGACGGGCGTTCCTATTTTCACAGACCACATTCTTCGTTCCCGTTGGAGCTATCAATTCAGCCGTGAACTCTCCATGCGGGTCATCCTACAGTACAATGCGTTGCTGACCAATCCTGAGCTTACCGATCTCCCTACGATCAAATCCCTGAATGCCGACTTTCTGCTGACCTATCTAATTCATCCCGGAACAGCTCTGTACATTGGTTACAACAGCAATCTGGAGAACCTGCATCCTGATTTGATCCGGAGTTCCACAGGTCTGGTTCGAACCAGGAACAGCTTCATTAATAATGGAAGGCAATTCTTTGTAAAGTATTCCTATCTGCTTCGCTTGTGA
- a CDS encoding protein kinase gives MELANTKVKAFRFTSGEEAFDWCRRNEETFSLVIVGPHTDDMTGKKLSRLIKQEVVMDVILILESNDSEETVKNHTAADILLYPTESVIDLVRQYIANYASYGKGVPDAEIIMPEFEQISGLSKGVTLKGYTLINLIESGGMSAVWEAYSNINKSERVAIKFLHSTWLQSARISESFNHEAILLSKFSHKNILKLLLSGCWNSYQYMILPYVDGMRGDDLFSVIEPARSEVVSFIACELFSTLEYIHNFADDGLQLNVQHRDVCPDNLLFSKSGSMFLIDFGSARSGLFETGCDIRPVRESIAGHHLYNAPEQLDRFHPQHSRQSDVYSAGLTLYRLFVPRLYADENQIYADVGSRALYPLPDNVPEYYCDFFQKTLARAPENRPTAAHALAYIKRHFPLLQQDEFKNYLRNFI, from the coding sequence ATGGAGCTGGCGAATACGAAAGTGAAAGCATTCCGCTTTACCTCCGGAGAGGAAGCCTTTGATTGGTGCCGTCGGAATGAGGAAACCTTTTCCCTGGTTATCGTTGGTCCACATACAGATGATATGACCGGAAAGAAACTTTCCAGGCTGATCAAGCAAGAGGTGGTTATGGATGTAATTCTGATTCTTGAATCGAATGACTCAGAGGAGACCGTAAAAAATCACACTGCCGCAGACATTTTGCTCTACCCAACAGAGTCGGTTATCGATCTTGTGCGGCAGTACATTGCCAATTACGCCTCTTACGGAAAAGGCGTTCCTGATGCTGAAATCATAATGCCGGAATTCGAACAAATTTCGGGCTTGAGTAAAGGCGTCACCCTTAAGGGCTATACTCTTATCAACCTGATTGAATCCGGCGGGATGTCGGCTGTCTGGGAAGCGTATTCGAACATCAACAAGTCCGAGCGCGTCGCTATTAAGTTTCTTCATTCAACCTGGCTGCAGAGTGCAAGGATTTCGGAGTCGTTTAACCATGAAGCGATCCTTCTTTCCAAATTTTCTCACAAGAACATTCTGAAGCTTTTGCTGTCCGGTTGCTGGAATTCTTATCAGTACATGATTCTGCCTTACGTTGATGGAATGAGAGGTGACGATCTCTTTTCAGTGATTGAGCCTGCTCGCAGCGAAGTTGTGAGTTTCATTGCCTGTGAGCTCTTCAGCACGCTGGAGTACATTCACAACTTTGCTGATGATGGATTGCAGCTGAATGTTCAGCATCGAGACGTGTGTCCGGATAATCTTCTCTTTTCGAAATCCGGATCGATGTTTCTAATCGACTTTGGAAGCGCGCGATCCGGACTGTTTGAGACCGGCTGCGACATTCGTCCTGTTCGTGAAAGCATCGCAGGGCATCATTTATATAATGCTCCCGAACAACTGGACCGTTTTCATCCTCAACACAGTCGGCAATCTGATGTCTATTCTGCAGGTTTGACTTTGTACCGGCTCTTCGTACCCAGGCTCTATGCGGATGAGAATCAAATATACGCTGACGTAGGGTCGCGAGCGCTTTATCCCCTTCCGGACAACGTTCCGGAGTATTACTGTGACTTTTTTCAAAAAACCCTCGCGCGGGCGCCCGAAAATCGCCCGACAGCAGCACACGCGCTCGCTTATATCAAGCGTCACTTTCCGCTTTTACAACAAGACGAGTTTAAAAATTACCTTCGTAATTTTATTTGA
- a CDS encoding Rid family detoxifying hydrolase yields MIEVVTTDAAPNPIGPYSQAIKANGFVFATGQIPLDPTTQELVKGGIDRQTKRALQNVSSLLEAAGTSMRKVVRCVVYLKTMDDFAGMNEVYATFFREKPPVRTTIEASRLPMDCLIEIEATALE; encoded by the coding sequence ATGATTGAGGTTGTAACCACGGATGCCGCTCCAAATCCCATCGGGCCGTATTCGCAAGCGATTAAAGCGAATGGATTTGTATTTGCTACAGGACAGATTCCTCTTGATCCCACGACGCAAGAGCTCGTCAAAGGAGGAATCGATCGTCAGACTAAACGCGCTCTTCAGAATGTATCCAGTCTGCTGGAAGCCGCCGGAACCAGCATGAGGAAAGTTGTGAGGTGCGTTGTCTATCTCAAAACCATGGATGATTTTGCCGGCATGAACGAGGTTTACGCAACGTTCTTCAGAGAAAAGCCTCCAGTTCGAACAACAATCGAAGCAAGCCGGTTACCTATGGACTGCTTGATTGAAATTGAAGCAACCGCTCTAGAATAG
- a CDS encoding multiubiquitin domain-containing protein — protein MSEQKTKADQKHDEVRIHIDQKLHVSPNPTIGEAIYKLGDIEPGLVLYREVTGNREDQPIPNDQEIIHLKDGEHFHSGSAKGKEFTIIVNGRKKVVTKKELSFNEIVALAFDPVPTGENILFTITYEGGPHPNLEGTLMPGGKVKIKDGMIFNVTQTDKS, from the coding sequence ATGTCTGAACAAAAAACGAAAGCGGACCAGAAACACGATGAGGTGAGGATTCATATTGATCAGAAGCTGCACGTATCGCCAAATCCCACCATAGGCGAGGCCATATATAAGCTCGGCGATATAGAACCAGGACTCGTGCTATATCGCGAGGTTACCGGCAATAGAGAAGATCAGCCTATTCCAAACGACCAAGAGATAATCCATCTGAAAGATGGCGAGCATTTCCACAGTGGTTCCGCCAAGGGCAAGGAATTCACGATCATCGTAAATGGCCGAAAGAAAGTCGTAACGAAGAAGGAGTTGTCGTTCAATGAAATCGTCGCCCTTGCGTTCGACCCTGTGCCGACCGGAGAGAACATCTTGTTCACAATCACATATGAGGGCGGCCCTCATCCGAACCTAGAAGGTACGTTGATGCCTGGAGGAAAAGTTAAGATCAAGGATGGAATGATCTTCAATGTCACGCAAACTGATAAGTCATAG
- a CDS encoding type II toxin-antitoxin system RelE/ParE family toxin translates to MIISYRDKRTRNFADGKRIKSFSGIERSARLKLDRLEAAISLKDLAALPGNCLEALSGDREGQYSIRINDRWRICFEWPDKSPGPLNVEIVDYH, encoded by the coding sequence ATGATCATCAGCTACCGGGACAAGCGAACCAGAAACTTTGCGGATGGAAAACGAATCAAGTCATTTTCTGGCATTGAGCGTTCGGCGCGTTTGAAGCTTGATCGCCTTGAAGCGGCCATCTCCTTAAAAGACCTTGCTGCATTGCCCGGTAACTGTTTGGAGGCGCTGTCTGGGGATCGGGAAGGTCAATACAGCATCCGAATTAATGACCGATGGCGGATTTGCTTTGAATGGCCCGACAAATCTCCCGGCCCTTTAAACGTGGAGATTGTTGATTATCATTAG
- a CDS encoding ThiF family adenylyltransferase, with protein sequence MSRKLISHSADLKKLRDEGYDLQIRSGYLLVKDVPYVNSRKEIKLGILVSTLTLAGDITSRPEDHVAHFVGDYPCNADGKEIEQIRNSCENRTLAEGVVVQHRFSAKPKPSGLYEDYYVKVTTYVAIISGPAQLIDPLITSKTFPVIEPDKENEETVFNYIDTASSRAEIDFVAKKLEPLKIAIVGLGGTGCYVLDLVAKTPVKEIHLFDGDAFLQHNAFRSPGAPSIDDLMTKPPKVVYLKSLYSKMHRGVIDHAVYVDAGNVGELQNMDFGFLCLDRSSAKKMIVEMLEYCGVPFIDVGMGVNVTDDSLGGILRITTSTPKQRDHVRNRISFSDGGRDNQYDTNIQIADLNALNAALAVIKWKKLFGFYRDLKREHHSTYTIDCDLLTNEDMR encoded by the coding sequence ATGTCACGCAAACTGATAAGTCATAGCGCTGACCTGAAAAAGCTGCGCGACGAGGGTTATGATCTCCAAATCCGTTCCGGCTATTTACTCGTGAAGGATGTTCCGTATGTAAACTCCCGCAAAGAAATAAAGCTCGGAATTCTGGTCTCAACATTAACCCTGGCGGGCGATATAACCTCACGTCCTGAGGATCATGTTGCTCATTTTGTCGGCGATTACCCCTGCAATGCGGATGGAAAGGAAATAGAGCAGATCAGAAATTCATGTGAAAACCGCACCCTCGCTGAGGGCGTCGTGGTCCAACACAGGTTCTCAGCGAAGCCCAAGCCGAGCGGATTGTATGAGGATTATTACGTTAAAGTGACCACATATGTCGCAATCATATCCGGCCCGGCTCAGTTGATCGATCCATTGATTACGTCAAAAACGTTTCCCGTTATCGAACCAGATAAAGAGAATGAGGAAACTGTATTCAATTACATCGATACCGCTTCAAGCAGGGCCGAAATTGACTTCGTCGCAAAAAAGCTAGAACCACTAAAGATTGCAATCGTGGGGTTGGGCGGAACCGGCTGTTACGTGCTGGATCTTGTTGCTAAGACCCCTGTAAAGGAAATCCACCTTTTTGACGGAGATGCTTTTTTGCAGCACAACGCTTTCAGATCCCCGGGCGCTCCTTCGATTGACGACCTGATGACGAAGCCACCTAAGGTTGTCTACCTGAAGAGTCTGTACTCGAAAATGCACCGGGGTGTCATTGATCATGCGGTTTATGTAGATGCAGGGAATGTCGGGGAACTGCAAAACATGGACTTCGGTTTTCTTTGCCTGGATCGCAGCTCGGCAAAAAAGATGATCGTGGAAATGCTCGAATACTGCGGCGTTCCGTTCATCGACGTCGGTATGGGTGTTAATGTGACTGATGATTCATTGGGCGGCATTCTAAGGATCACGACCAGCACGCCGAAACAGCGTGACCATGTTCGTAACAGGATCTCTTTTTCGGATGGTGGTAGAGACAATCAATATGATACGAATATCCAGATTGCTGATCTCAACGCTCTCAACGCCGCCTTAGCTGTCATCAAATGGAAGAAACTGTTTGGCTTTTATCGCGACCTCAAGCGTGAACATCACAGCACGTATACGATCGATTGCGACTTGCTCACAAATGAAGACATGCGTTAA
- a CDS encoding NADPH:quinone reductase has translation MKAIVVREFGGPEKLLLEEVPNLQPGGDQLLVEIHAAGVNPVDTYIRAGTYAKSPQLPYTPGRDGAGKVAVVGGGNTRFKIGERVYLSGSLTGTYAQTALCTEAQAHPLPPNVTFEQGAALGVPYATAFRALFQKANARPGESVLIHGASGGVGLAAVQLAHAWGMRVIGTAGTHEGRVIVSENGAHQVFDHNSANLVEEVLQSTGGAGVSIVLEMLANQNLNRDLAMLSRNGRVVVIGNRGTIEINPRDTMSRDASILGMLLSNASDEDVSVIHAALGAGLQSGVVRPVIGRRYPLHEAAFAHEAILEPGHYGKIVLMIP, from the coding sequence ATGAAAGCGATTGTTGTACGTGAGTTTGGCGGTCCTGAAAAGCTGCTACTGGAAGAGGTTCCGAATCTTCAACCCGGGGGAGACCAGCTGCTGGTTGAGATCCATGCTGCAGGTGTGAATCCGGTGGATACATACATTCGCGCGGGCACTTATGCCAAATCTCCTCAGCTTCCATACACGCCAGGGCGTGATGGGGCGGGAAAAGTGGCGGTTGTTGGAGGCGGGAATACGCGATTTAAGATCGGTGAACGTGTTTATCTTTCGGGCAGTCTCACAGGGACGTATGCGCAAACGGCTCTGTGCACAGAAGCGCAAGCGCATCCGCTTCCTCCCAACGTGACGTTCGAGCAGGGAGCAGCCCTTGGAGTCCCGTATGCGACAGCGTTTCGTGCGCTTTTTCAGAAGGCAAATGCGCGCCCGGGAGAATCGGTTCTGATCCATGGGGCCAGCGGAGGAGTTGGTCTGGCCGCGGTTCAGTTAGCTCATGCCTGGGGCATGCGTGTGATAGGGACAGCCGGGACCCATGAGGGACGTGTGATCGTCAGTGAAAATGGAGCGCATCAGGTGTTCGATCACAATTCCGCCAACCTTGTGGAAGAAGTATTGCAATCCACAGGTGGCGCCGGCGTGTCAATTGTTCTGGAAATGTTGGCGAACCAAAATCTCAATCGGGACCTGGCGATGTTGTCTAGAAATGGACGCGTCGTTGTGATCGGCAATCGTGGAACGATCGAAATCAATCCACGCGATACAATGTCGCGTGATGCATCGATTCTAGGCATGCTTCTGTCTAACGCCTCTGATGAAGACGTCTCTGTGATCCACGCAGCGCTGGGCGCTGGGCTGCAAAGCGGGGTTGTCCGGCCTGTAATCGGGCGCCGATACCCGCTCCACGAAGCCGCGTTCGCTCATGAAGCTATCCTGGAGCCGGGACACTACGGCAAGATCGTGCTGATGATCCCTTGA
- a CDS encoding HigA family addiction module antitoxin, producing the protein MTITAIHPGEHLAEELKELRMSAAELARQLDVPTNRITEILNGQRAISADTALRMAHFFGTSPEFWLNLQSIYDLRLAQEKAGKTIKELPRLRRRVTAKV; encoded by the coding sequence ATGACAATAACCGCTATTCACCCTGGGGAACATTTGGCGGAAGAACTCAAAGAGTTAAGGATGAGTGCTGCAGAGTTAGCGCGTCAGCTCGATGTGCCCACGAACAGAATTACCGAAATCCTGAATGGACAGCGAGCGATCAGTGCTGATACCGCATTGCGCATGGCACATTTTTTTGGCACGAGCCCCGAGTTTTGGTTGAACCTTCAGAGCATTTATGACCTGCGTCTGGCGCAAGAGAAAGCCGGCAAAACCATCAAGGAGTTACCGAGACTCAGGCGTCGTGTTACTGCTAAGGTGTGA
- a CDS encoding gamma-glutamylcyclotransferase → MTARSIDVFFYGYFMDVDLLRSQGVSPTNPRRAFVDEFALRIGRRATLVPAAGQRVYGMIISLTHDEILRLYSAPGLEHYLPEAVIAHTFEGRDIPALCYSLAQPPAASEQNREYLSKLLSALRKLGFPPEYISSVEHATDMQSPEPIASRLRFQ, encoded by the coding sequence ATGACTGCAAGATCGATTGATGTTTTCTTCTACGGCTATTTCATGGACGTTGATCTGTTGCGGAGTCAAGGGGTGTCGCCAACAAATCCTCGGCGCGCCTTTGTCGACGAATTCGCGCTGCGAATCGGTCGCCGCGCGACGCTTGTTCCAGCCGCAGGCCAACGAGTCTACGGAATGATCATTTCGCTGACCCACGACGAAATCTTGCGGCTTTATTCGGCGCCCGGACTGGAGCACTATCTTCCCGAAGCGGTAATAGCCCATACATTCGAAGGCCGTGACATTCCAGCGCTCTGTTACAGCCTTGCACAACCGCCGGCGGCCTCCGAGCAAAATCGAGAGTATTTATCAAAACTACTTTCAGCCCTTCGTAAGCTTGGTTTTCCTCCGGAGTATATTTCTTCGGTAGAACATGCAACGGACATGCAGAGTCCGGAACCTATCGCCTCACGCTTACGTTTCCAATGA
- a CDS encoding sigma 54-interacting transcriptional regulator → MIDYKKKQIVLDVLEHLREFIRSDNLAFEIHKVIKDVMSADNVTVIFGDDQVDQYWITSQPAEERGVSYTVVNKAKADDNDTGYWFAEVAERSKTKSQMDYDMKYCLAAVVDTASVVDRRLGTIYCDVRRGPHRYTEQDARFLKYLADHLAVYLELVIARRNSAKLRDRNDKFMELQKQNPATVLERLVGFSPKIVEIKNDIMTVISCVEEPVLIQGETGTGKGVVAKIIHDLSSRSSKEFVTVECSNLQKELAYSELWGHKKGAYSDAREGRTGLVRTAHGGTLFLDEIGDLPLIQQGMLLRVLQEGKVRPLGEDREEVVNFRLICATNRNLHKMVQEGKFREDLYWRINKFPIYLPPLRDRKEDISVLADHFAKTKSISPDAICLLKALPLTGNVRELQDLIGMAKAYAKSMEITLKDVELVLERCSANCVAYPDNTSSTEPVDGKVLLSRVFLHQLSFQELQEMWNKKRITKEQLRALFDVLFTVTRGAVAPIGRRLGITEQKVMDQFIDWVGYLRKQRILPLKDEFDFPARISPESLDQAFV, encoded by the coding sequence ATGATTGACTACAAAAAGAAGCAGATCGTTCTGGACGTTCTTGAACATCTTCGGGAATTTATCCGGTCTGATAATTTGGCTTTCGAAATTCATAAAGTCATCAAAGACGTTATGAGTGCTGACAACGTCACGGTGATTTTTGGTGACGATCAAGTTGATCAGTACTGGATCACGAGCCAGCCGGCAGAGGAACGCGGTGTGAGCTACACAGTTGTGAACAAGGCCAAAGCTGATGACAACGATACAGGCTACTGGTTTGCGGAAGTCGCGGAGCGGAGTAAAACGAAAAGCCAGATGGACTACGACATGAAATATTGCCTGGCTGCGGTTGTAGACACAGCGTCTGTTGTAGATCGCAGGCTCGGAACAATCTATTGTGATGTGCGCCGGGGACCGCATCGATACACCGAGCAGGATGCGAGATTCTTGAAGTATCTTGCTGACCACCTTGCTGTGTACTTGGAGTTGGTGATCGCCCGAAGAAATTCCGCAAAACTCAGAGACCGGAATGATAAGTTTATGGAACTGCAGAAGCAGAATCCTGCAACTGTTCTAGAACGTCTCGTTGGATTTTCTCCGAAGATTGTGGAGATCAAAAACGACATCATGACTGTGATTTCATGTGTTGAGGAACCGGTCTTGATTCAGGGTGAAACCGGCACGGGCAAAGGTGTCGTTGCAAAGATTATCCACGACCTTTCCTCACGCAGCTCAAAGGAGTTTGTAACAGTTGAGTGCAGCAATCTTCAGAAGGAGCTTGCGTATTCCGAACTCTGGGGGCATAAGAAAGGCGCTTATTCAGATGCGCGCGAAGGCCGTACCGGCCTTGTGCGAACGGCGCATGGCGGAACGCTGTTTCTTGATGAGATCGGGGACCTGCCTCTGATCCAACAGGGAATGCTTCTACGAGTTTTACAGGAGGGTAAGGTTCGACCTTTAGGCGAGGATAGAGAAGAAGTGGTAAATTTCCGGCTGATTTGCGCCACAAACCGCAATCTCCACAAGATGGTTCAGGAAGGTAAGTTTCGGGAAGACCTTTACTGGCGCATCAACAAGTTCCCAATTTATCTGCCGCCGCTTCGCGATAGAAAAGAAGACATTTCGGTTCTTGCTGACCATTTCGCAAAAACGAAGTCCATTTCTCCAGACGCAATATGCTTGCTCAAAGCACTTCCTCTTACCGGAAACGTCCGTGAGCTGCAGGACCTCATTGGAATGGCGAAAGCATATGCGAAGTCCATGGAGATTACTCTTAAGGACGTGGAACTTGTTCTTGAAAGATGCAGTGCGAACTGTGTTGCATATCCCGACAACACTTCTTCTACTGAACCCGTGGATGGAAAAGTGCTCTTAAGCAGAGTCTTTTTGCACCAGTTGAGTTTTCAAGAACTTCAAGAGATGTGGAACAAGAAACGGATCACCAAAGAACAACTCAGGGCTCTTTTTGATGTTCTTTTTACTGTTACGCGTGGAGCGGTTGCTCCCATCGGCCGTAGGCTGGGTATTACTGAGCAGAAGGTTATGGATCAGTTCATCGATTGGGTCGGCTACCTGCGCAAGCAGCGAATCCTGCCGCTGAAGGACGAGTTTGACTTCCCGGCCCGGATTTCACCTGAATCCCTCGATCAAGCTTTTGTCTAG
- a CDS encoding arginase family protein — MAARSSKVTILNVPYDSGYRDTRMGRGPERILSVGLLQKLADAGIEVESEVIEAPVKFHTEVTTAFQLNRILAKRVHEATQKGRFPILLSGNCGCSIGLMSGLPQDSGVIWFDAHGDFNTPETTLSGFLDGMALAILTGKCWTSLSSAIDGFRALPESKALLVGARDVDEEEGRLIQSSGLEWIRPQEMQQRFIPALVSLKSRTPAVHLHFDLDVLDPALAPANQYVAPNGLTPNQLIDAAKLITDRFEITSICIAAYDPEFDPDAKAARVACDLILGLLLHQR; from the coding sequence ATGGCGGCAAGATCCTCTAAAGTGACGATTCTTAATGTTCCTTACGATTCTGGTTACCGTGATACGCGGATGGGGCGTGGTCCCGAGCGCATCTTGAGTGTCGGATTGTTACAAAAGCTGGCAGATGCCGGAATCGAGGTCGAATCCGAAGTGATTGAAGCGCCCGTCAAATTTCACACTGAAGTGACCACAGCATTTCAGCTTAACAGGATACTGGCAAAGCGAGTTCACGAAGCGACTCAAAAAGGTCGCTTCCCAATTCTGCTTTCAGGCAATTGTGGTTGTTCGATCGGACTGATGTCAGGCCTGCCACAAGACTCCGGTGTTATCTGGTTTGATGCTCACGGCGACTTCAACACGCCGGAAACGACTTTAAGCGGCTTTCTGGATGGGATGGCGCTTGCGATTCTCACAGGAAAATGCTGGACTTCGCTGTCCTCCGCTATCGATGGATTCCGCGCGCTCCCTGAATCAAAGGCATTGCTGGTTGGGGCACGCGATGTGGATGAAGAGGAAGGGCGTTTGATTCAATCGTCCGGATTAGAATGGATTCGTCCGCAAGAAATGCAACAGCGGTTCATTCCAGCACTGGTATCGCTGAAATCCCGTACTCCCGCCGTGCATTTGCATTTTGATCTCGATGTTCTGGATCCGGCTTTAGCGCCAGCAAATCAGTATGTCGCGCCAAACGGACTTACGCCCAATCAACTGATCGACGCGGCAAAACTGATCACCGATCGATTCGAAATTACTTCCATTTGCATTGCTGCCTACGACCCGGAATTCGATCCGGATGCAAAGGCCGCGCGCGTGGCATGCGATTTGATTCTTGGTTTGTTGCTCCACCAACGCTGA